A window from Neodiprion fabricii isolate iyNeoFabr1 chromosome 2, iyNeoFabr1.1, whole genome shotgun sequence encodes these proteins:
- the LOC124175825 gene encoding A disintegrin and metalloproteinase with thrombospondin motifs 8 isoform X2, translating into MTLVENGLTWRTRIGIFLYIMLCTLVLLCMVSQTLAQGYNIHKHMTTEEMLSVFHTEQQDLVPEYEVIPIRHTLPKRSINSEPELELQAFGKNYNLSLKPTRGLLPAKDLPIWTVEKNSSQPDGLHYVDVSEGSVDIGDIYQDRSNMASILLRRDENGKVLVEGNIGSELVIRPLPKRILKDVVRNSQDSQHGKSKQDDVTRTKRNLKHTHHHVIYKRSQPLQDDDYSDFAFMEPDRLGKRFRSKRSIGSRSKREAPYAIFPEILCIVDYDGYRLHGGDNVQIKRYFVSFWNGVDLRYKLLKGPKIRISIAGIIISRGRDATPYLEQNRVGRDAIDSAAALTDMGKYLFRERRLPVYDIAVAVTKYDMCRRRKGGRCTKGTAGFAYVGGACVVNKRLEKVNSVAIIEDTGGFSGIIVAAHEVGHLLGAVHDGSPPPSYLGGPGAEKCRWEDGYIMSDLRHTEKGFKWSHCSVSSFHHFLNGDTATCLFNAPHEDEALPRVLPGKLLSLDAQCRKDRGTSACFKDDRVCAQLFCFDAGSGYCVAYRPAAEGSPCGDGQYCLNGRCVAEHENIIPDYTQNVPTYIRRENVYNTEPQSRTIYSNYNTTENRYQWDSTTRSSLPQKYNFSPELPNVYTFTSTNNPFKYSYLFTSPTTTTTTRLRAPETQATPEVFSKYTQKIAENLLTDVELPKKTYGYSTYSTINLFPATRTTIIPPAVKNYNSQNDLNYPNFTPFEYKNSFPSTTFGNIGAFNGQLIHSRETSGDECIDSGGDCAELIDRLRTWLCHLQSVKKRCCASLKVLCAT; encoded by the exons ATACACAAACACATGACAACGGAAGAGATGCTGTCAGTTTTCCACACCGAGCAACAAGATTTGG TGCCTGAATACGAGGTGATACCGATTCGCCACACGTTGCCAAAGAGGAGCATCAATTCTGAGCCCGAATTGGAGCTTCAAGCtttcggaaaaaattacaatctcTCCTTAAAGCCGACACGTGGCCTCTTACCTGCGAAGGATCTGCCGATTTGGACTGTCGAGAAAAACAGTTCCCAACCAGACGGTCTTCATTACGTTGACGTATCCGAG GGAAGCGTTGATATAGGCGATATTTACCAAGACAGGAGCAACATGGCGTCTATTCTCCTTCGGCGagatgaaaatggaaaagttCTCGTG GAAGGAAATATAGGGTCAGAATTAGTGATACGACCGTTACCaaaacgaattttaaaagatgTTGTGAGAAATTCGCAAGATTCGCAGCACGGGAAATCAAAGCAGGATGACGTTACACGTACGAAAAGAAACCTAAAGCACACACATCATCACGTCATTTACAAGAGATCGCAGCCACTGCAAGACGACGATTACAGTGATTTTG CGTTCATGGAGCCTGATCGTCTGGGAAAGAGGTTTAGATCGAAACGATCGATCGGTAGTAGATCAAAGCGCGAAGCGCCATACGCCATCTTTCCGGAAATCCTGTGTATCGTAGATTACGACGGGTACAg GCTACACGGCGGAGATAATGTACAGATTAAAAGGTACTTCGTCTCATTCTGGAATGGAGTTGACTTGAGATACAAATTATTGAAGGGTCCAAAAATTCGCATCAGCATCGCgggtattattatttcaaga GGTAGAGACGCTACGCCGTATTTGGAACAGAATCGCGTTGGTCGAGATGCTATAGATTCAGCAGCTGCCTTGACCGATATGGGGAAATACCTTTTCCGCGAGAGGCGACTTCCGGTCTACGACATTGCAGTAGCGGTTACAAA GTATGATATGTGCCGCCGTAGGAAAGGCGGCCGCTGCACAAAGGGAACAGCCG GTTTTGCATATGTTGGTGGAGCCTGCGTCGTTAACAAACGTCTTGAAAAAGTCAACTCTGTCGCGATTATCGAGGATACTGGAGGCTTCAGCGGGATTATCGTCGCAGCCCACGAAGTTGGACATTT GCTTGGCGCTGTCCATGACGGTTCTCCACCACCAAGTTATCTCGGTGGTCCCggtgccgaaaaatgtcgttGGGAAGACGGCTACATAATGAGTGATCTCAGACACACGGAAAAGGGTTTCAAATGGTCCCACTGCAGCGTCTCGTCGTTCCACCATTTTTTAAA tGGGGACACAGCCACGTGTCTTTTCAACGCGCCACACGAGGACGAAGCACTGCCCAGAGTTCTTCCAGGAAAGCTGTTATCTCTTGATGCGCAATGTCGAAAAGATCGCGGCACTAGTGCATGCTTC AAAGATGATCGGGTGTGTGCGCAATTGTTCTGTTTTGATGCTGGTTCGGGTTATTGCGTTGCCTATCGACCAGCAGCTGAAGGATCGCCTTGTGGCGATGGGCAG TATTGTTTAAATGGAAGATGTGTAGCAGaacatgaaaatataattcctGATTACACGCAAAATGTACCGACGTATATCCGCCGAGAAAATGTCTACAATACGGAGCCCCAAAGCCGTACAATATACTCCAACTATAACACTACAGAAAACAG GTACCAGTGGGATTCAACGACACGCAGCAGTTTGccacaaaaatataatttttcaccagaATTACCGAATGTCTATACATTCACGAGTACTAACAATCCGTTTAAATATTCCTATTTATTCACATCaccaacaacaacgacaacgacgagACTCAGAGCACCAGAAACGCAAGCAACGCCTGAAGTGTTCTCTAAGTACACACAAAAAATCGCAGAGAATTTATTGACAGATGTTGAGTTACCGAAAAAAACGTATGGTTACTCAACTTATTCAACTATCAATTTATTCCCagcaacaagaacaacaataATACCGCCGGCAGTAAAGAATTACAATAGCCAAAATGATCTGAATTATCCTAATTTTACACCCTttgagtataaaaattcatttccgtCAACAACATTCGGCAACATTGGAGCATTTAATGGCCAGCTAATTCATAGTCGTG aaaCAAGCGGCGATGAATGCATAGACTCGGGAGGTGACTGCGCAGAGTTGATCGACAGGCTGCGGACTTGGCTGTGCCATTTGCAATCTGTGAAAAAACGTTGCTGTGCATCACTAAAAGTTCTTTGTGCTACTTAA
- the LOC124175825 gene encoding A disintegrin and metalloproteinase with thrombospondin motifs 8 isoform X1, with amino-acid sequence MTLVENGLTWRTRIGIFLYIMLCTLVLLCMVSQTLAQGYNIHKHMTTEEMLSVFHTEQQDLVPEYEVIPIRHTLPKRSINSEPELELQAFGKNYNLSLKPTRGLLPAKDLPIWTVEKNSSQPDGLHYVDVSEGSVDIGDIYQDRSNMASILLRRDENGKVLVEGNIGSELVIRPLPKRILKDVVRNSQDSQHGKSKQDDVTRTKRNLKHTHHHVIYKRSQPLQDDDYSDFAFMEPDRLGKRFRSKRSIGSRSKREAPYAIFPEILCIVDYDGYRLHGGDNVQIKRYFVSFWNGVDLRYKLLKGPKIRISIAGIIISRGRDATPYLEQNRVGRDAIDSAAALTDMGKYLFRERRLPVYDIAVAVTKLDMCRRQYANDVCNRGTAGFAYVGGACVVNKRLEKVNSVAIIEDTGGFSGIIVAAHEVGHLLGAVHDGSPPPSYLGGPGAEKCRWEDGYIMSDLRHTEKGFKWSHCSVSSFHHFLNGDTATCLFNAPHEDEALPRVLPGKLLSLDAQCRKDRGTSACFKDDRVCAQLFCFDAGSGYCVAYRPAAEGSPCGDGQYCLNGRCVAEHENIIPDYTQNVPTYIRRENVYNTEPQSRTIYSNYNTTENRYQWDSTTRSSLPQKYNFSPELPNVYTFTSTNNPFKYSYLFTSPTTTTTTRLRAPETQATPEVFSKYTQKIAENLLTDVELPKKTYGYSTYSTINLFPATRTTIIPPAVKNYNSQNDLNYPNFTPFEYKNSFPSTTFGNIGAFNGQLIHSRETSGDECIDSGGDCAELIDRLRTWLCHLQSVKKRCCASLKVLCAT; translated from the exons ATACACAAACACATGACAACGGAAGAGATGCTGTCAGTTTTCCACACCGAGCAACAAGATTTGG TGCCTGAATACGAGGTGATACCGATTCGCCACACGTTGCCAAAGAGGAGCATCAATTCTGAGCCCGAATTGGAGCTTCAAGCtttcggaaaaaattacaatctcTCCTTAAAGCCGACACGTGGCCTCTTACCTGCGAAGGATCTGCCGATTTGGACTGTCGAGAAAAACAGTTCCCAACCAGACGGTCTTCATTACGTTGACGTATCCGAG GGAAGCGTTGATATAGGCGATATTTACCAAGACAGGAGCAACATGGCGTCTATTCTCCTTCGGCGagatgaaaatggaaaagttCTCGTG GAAGGAAATATAGGGTCAGAATTAGTGATACGACCGTTACCaaaacgaattttaaaagatgTTGTGAGAAATTCGCAAGATTCGCAGCACGGGAAATCAAAGCAGGATGACGTTACACGTACGAAAAGAAACCTAAAGCACACACATCATCACGTCATTTACAAGAGATCGCAGCCACTGCAAGACGACGATTACAGTGATTTTG CGTTCATGGAGCCTGATCGTCTGGGAAAGAGGTTTAGATCGAAACGATCGATCGGTAGTAGATCAAAGCGCGAAGCGCCATACGCCATCTTTCCGGAAATCCTGTGTATCGTAGATTACGACGGGTACAg GCTACACGGCGGAGATAATGTACAGATTAAAAGGTACTTCGTCTCATTCTGGAATGGAGTTGACTTGAGATACAAATTATTGAAGGGTCCAAAAATTCGCATCAGCATCGCgggtattattatttcaaga GGTAGAGACGCTACGCCGTATTTGGAACAGAATCGCGTTGGTCGAGATGCTATAGATTCAGCAGCTGCCTTGACCGATATGGGGAAATACCTTTTCCGCGAGAGGCGACTTCCGGTCTACGACATTGCAGTAGCGGTTACAAA ATTAGATATGTGCAGGAGGCAATACGCGAATGACGTGTGCAATAGAGGAACTGCAG GTTTTGCATATGTTGGTGGAGCCTGCGTCGTTAACAAACGTCTTGAAAAAGTCAACTCTGTCGCGATTATCGAGGATACTGGAGGCTTCAGCGGGATTATCGTCGCAGCCCACGAAGTTGGACATTT GCTTGGCGCTGTCCATGACGGTTCTCCACCACCAAGTTATCTCGGTGGTCCCggtgccgaaaaatgtcgttGGGAAGACGGCTACATAATGAGTGATCTCAGACACACGGAAAAGGGTTTCAAATGGTCCCACTGCAGCGTCTCGTCGTTCCACCATTTTTTAAA tGGGGACACAGCCACGTGTCTTTTCAACGCGCCACACGAGGACGAAGCACTGCCCAGAGTTCTTCCAGGAAAGCTGTTATCTCTTGATGCGCAATGTCGAAAAGATCGCGGCACTAGTGCATGCTTC AAAGATGATCGGGTGTGTGCGCAATTGTTCTGTTTTGATGCTGGTTCGGGTTATTGCGTTGCCTATCGACCAGCAGCTGAAGGATCGCCTTGTGGCGATGGGCAG TATTGTTTAAATGGAAGATGTGTAGCAGaacatgaaaatataattcctGATTACACGCAAAATGTACCGACGTATATCCGCCGAGAAAATGTCTACAATACGGAGCCCCAAAGCCGTACAATATACTCCAACTATAACACTACAGAAAACAG GTACCAGTGGGATTCAACGACACGCAGCAGTTTGccacaaaaatataatttttcaccagaATTACCGAATGTCTATACATTCACGAGTACTAACAATCCGTTTAAATATTCCTATTTATTCACATCaccaacaacaacgacaacgacgagACTCAGAGCACCAGAAACGCAAGCAACGCCTGAAGTGTTCTCTAAGTACACACAAAAAATCGCAGAGAATTTATTGACAGATGTTGAGTTACCGAAAAAAACGTATGGTTACTCAACTTATTCAACTATCAATTTATTCCCagcaacaagaacaacaataATACCGCCGGCAGTAAAGAATTACAATAGCCAAAATGATCTGAATTATCCTAATTTTACACCCTttgagtataaaaattcatttccgtCAACAACATTCGGCAACATTGGAGCATTTAATGGCCAGCTAATTCATAGTCGTG aaaCAAGCGGCGATGAATGCATAGACTCGGGAGGTGACTGCGCAGAGTTGATCGACAGGCTGCGGACTTGGCTGTGCCATTTGCAATCTGTGAAAAAACGTTGCTGTGCATCACTAAAAGTTCTTTGTGCTACTTAA
- the LOC124175825 gene encoding A disintegrin and metalloproteinase with thrombospondin motifs 8 isoform X3, with product MLCTLVLLCMVSQTLAQGYNIHKHMTTEEMLSVFHTEQQDLVPEYEVIPIRHTLPKRSINSEPELELQAFGKNYNLSLKPTRGLLPAKDLPIWTVEKNSSQPDGLHYVDVSEGSVDIGDIYQDRSNMASILLRRDENGKVLVEGNIGSELVIRPLPKRILKDVVRNSQDSQHGKSKQDDVTRTKRNLKHTHHHVIYKRSQPLQDDDYSDFAFMEPDRLGKRFRSKRSIGSRSKREAPYAIFPEILCIVDYDGYRLHGGDNVQIKRYFVSFWNGVDLRYKLLKGPKIRISIAGIIISRGRDATPYLEQNRVGRDAIDSAAALTDMGKYLFRERRLPVYDIAVAVTKLDMCRRQYANDVCNRGTAGFAYVGGACVVNKRLEKVNSVAIIEDTGGFSGIIVAAHEVGHLLGAVHDGSPPPSYLGGPGAEKCRWEDGYIMSDLRHTEKGFKWSHCSVSSFHHFLNGDTATCLFNAPHEDEALPRVLPGKLLSLDAQCRKDRGTSACFKDDRVCAQLFCFDAGSGYCVAYRPAAEGSPCGDGQYCLNGRCVAEHENIIPDYTQNVPTYIRRENVYNTEPQSRTIYSNYNTTENRYQWDSTTRSSLPQKYNFSPELPNVYTFTSTNNPFKYSYLFTSPTTTTTTRLRAPETQATPEVFSKYTQKIAENLLTDVELPKKTYGYSTYSTINLFPATRTTIIPPAVKNYNSQNDLNYPNFTPFEYKNSFPSTTFGNIGAFNGQLIHSRETSGDECIDSGGDCAELIDRLRTWLCHLQSVKKRCCASLKVLCAT from the exons ATACACAAACACATGACAACGGAAGAGATGCTGTCAGTTTTCCACACCGAGCAACAAGATTTGG TGCCTGAATACGAGGTGATACCGATTCGCCACACGTTGCCAAAGAGGAGCATCAATTCTGAGCCCGAATTGGAGCTTCAAGCtttcggaaaaaattacaatctcTCCTTAAAGCCGACACGTGGCCTCTTACCTGCGAAGGATCTGCCGATTTGGACTGTCGAGAAAAACAGTTCCCAACCAGACGGTCTTCATTACGTTGACGTATCCGAG GGAAGCGTTGATATAGGCGATATTTACCAAGACAGGAGCAACATGGCGTCTATTCTCCTTCGGCGagatgaaaatggaaaagttCTCGTG GAAGGAAATATAGGGTCAGAATTAGTGATACGACCGTTACCaaaacgaattttaaaagatgTTGTGAGAAATTCGCAAGATTCGCAGCACGGGAAATCAAAGCAGGATGACGTTACACGTACGAAAAGAAACCTAAAGCACACACATCATCACGTCATTTACAAGAGATCGCAGCCACTGCAAGACGACGATTACAGTGATTTTG CGTTCATGGAGCCTGATCGTCTGGGAAAGAGGTTTAGATCGAAACGATCGATCGGTAGTAGATCAAAGCGCGAAGCGCCATACGCCATCTTTCCGGAAATCCTGTGTATCGTAGATTACGACGGGTACAg GCTACACGGCGGAGATAATGTACAGATTAAAAGGTACTTCGTCTCATTCTGGAATGGAGTTGACTTGAGATACAAATTATTGAAGGGTCCAAAAATTCGCATCAGCATCGCgggtattattatttcaaga GGTAGAGACGCTACGCCGTATTTGGAACAGAATCGCGTTGGTCGAGATGCTATAGATTCAGCAGCTGCCTTGACCGATATGGGGAAATACCTTTTCCGCGAGAGGCGACTTCCGGTCTACGACATTGCAGTAGCGGTTACAAA ATTAGATATGTGCAGGAGGCAATACGCGAATGACGTGTGCAATAGAGGAACTGCAG GTTTTGCATATGTTGGTGGAGCCTGCGTCGTTAACAAACGTCTTGAAAAAGTCAACTCTGTCGCGATTATCGAGGATACTGGAGGCTTCAGCGGGATTATCGTCGCAGCCCACGAAGTTGGACATTT GCTTGGCGCTGTCCATGACGGTTCTCCACCACCAAGTTATCTCGGTGGTCCCggtgccgaaaaatgtcgttGGGAAGACGGCTACATAATGAGTGATCTCAGACACACGGAAAAGGGTTTCAAATGGTCCCACTGCAGCGTCTCGTCGTTCCACCATTTTTTAAA tGGGGACACAGCCACGTGTCTTTTCAACGCGCCACACGAGGACGAAGCACTGCCCAGAGTTCTTCCAGGAAAGCTGTTATCTCTTGATGCGCAATGTCGAAAAGATCGCGGCACTAGTGCATGCTTC AAAGATGATCGGGTGTGTGCGCAATTGTTCTGTTTTGATGCTGGTTCGGGTTATTGCGTTGCCTATCGACCAGCAGCTGAAGGATCGCCTTGTGGCGATGGGCAG TATTGTTTAAATGGAAGATGTGTAGCAGaacatgaaaatataattcctGATTACACGCAAAATGTACCGACGTATATCCGCCGAGAAAATGTCTACAATACGGAGCCCCAAAGCCGTACAATATACTCCAACTATAACACTACAGAAAACAG GTACCAGTGGGATTCAACGACACGCAGCAGTTTGccacaaaaatataatttttcaccagaATTACCGAATGTCTATACATTCACGAGTACTAACAATCCGTTTAAATATTCCTATTTATTCACATCaccaacaacaacgacaacgacgagACTCAGAGCACCAGAAACGCAAGCAACGCCTGAAGTGTTCTCTAAGTACACACAAAAAATCGCAGAGAATTTATTGACAGATGTTGAGTTACCGAAAAAAACGTATGGTTACTCAACTTATTCAACTATCAATTTATTCCCagcaacaagaacaacaataATACCGCCGGCAGTAAAGAATTACAATAGCCAAAATGATCTGAATTATCCTAATTTTACACCCTttgagtataaaaattcatttccgtCAACAACATTCGGCAACATTGGAGCATTTAATGGCCAGCTAATTCATAGTCGTG aaaCAAGCGGCGATGAATGCATAGACTCGGGAGGTGACTGCGCAGAGTTGATCGACAGGCTGCGGACTTGGCTGTGCCATTTGCAATCTGTGAAAAAACGTTGCTGTGCATCACTAAAAGTTCTTTGTGCTACTTAA
- the LOC124175825 gene encoding venom metalloproteinase 3 isoform X4 yields the protein MTLVENGLTWRTRIGIFLYIMLCTLVLLCMVSQTLAQGYNIHKHMTTEEMLSVFHTEQQDLVPEYEVIPIRHTLPKRSINSEPELELQAFGKNYNLSLKPTRGLLPAKDLPIWTVEKNSSQPDGLHYVDVSEGSVDIGDIYQDRSNMASILLRRDENGKVLVEGNIGSELVIRPLPKRILKDVVRNSQDSQHGKSKQDDVTRTKRNLKHTHHHVIYKRSQPLQDDDYSDFAFMEPDRLGKRFRSKRSIGSRSKREAPYAIFPEILCIVDYDGYRLHGGDNVQIKRYFVSFWNGVDLRYKLLKGPKIRISIAGIIISRGRDATPYLEQNRVGRDAIDSAAALTDMGKYLFRERRLPVYDIAVAVTKLDMCRRQYANDVCNRGTAGFAYVGGACVVNKRLEKVNSVAIIEDTGGFSGIIVAAHEVGHLLGAVHDGSPPPSYLGGPGAEKCRWEDGYIMSDLRHTEKGFKWSHCSVSSFHHFLNGDTATCLFNAPHEDEALPRVLPGKLLSLDAQCRKDRGTSACFKDDRVCAQLFCFDAGSGYCVAYRPAAEGSPCGDGQYCLNGRCVAEHENIIPDYTQNVPTYIRRENVYNTEPQSRTIYSNYNTTENRNKRR from the exons ATACACAAACACATGACAACGGAAGAGATGCTGTCAGTTTTCCACACCGAGCAACAAGATTTGG TGCCTGAATACGAGGTGATACCGATTCGCCACACGTTGCCAAAGAGGAGCATCAATTCTGAGCCCGAATTGGAGCTTCAAGCtttcggaaaaaattacaatctcTCCTTAAAGCCGACACGTGGCCTCTTACCTGCGAAGGATCTGCCGATTTGGACTGTCGAGAAAAACAGTTCCCAACCAGACGGTCTTCATTACGTTGACGTATCCGAG GGAAGCGTTGATATAGGCGATATTTACCAAGACAGGAGCAACATGGCGTCTATTCTCCTTCGGCGagatgaaaatggaaaagttCTCGTG GAAGGAAATATAGGGTCAGAATTAGTGATACGACCGTTACCaaaacgaattttaaaagatgTTGTGAGAAATTCGCAAGATTCGCAGCACGGGAAATCAAAGCAGGATGACGTTACACGTACGAAAAGAAACCTAAAGCACACACATCATCACGTCATTTACAAGAGATCGCAGCCACTGCAAGACGACGATTACAGTGATTTTG CGTTCATGGAGCCTGATCGTCTGGGAAAGAGGTTTAGATCGAAACGATCGATCGGTAGTAGATCAAAGCGCGAAGCGCCATACGCCATCTTTCCGGAAATCCTGTGTATCGTAGATTACGACGGGTACAg GCTACACGGCGGAGATAATGTACAGATTAAAAGGTACTTCGTCTCATTCTGGAATGGAGTTGACTTGAGATACAAATTATTGAAGGGTCCAAAAATTCGCATCAGCATCGCgggtattattatttcaaga GGTAGAGACGCTACGCCGTATTTGGAACAGAATCGCGTTGGTCGAGATGCTATAGATTCAGCAGCTGCCTTGACCGATATGGGGAAATACCTTTTCCGCGAGAGGCGACTTCCGGTCTACGACATTGCAGTAGCGGTTACAAA ATTAGATATGTGCAGGAGGCAATACGCGAATGACGTGTGCAATAGAGGAACTGCAG GTTTTGCATATGTTGGTGGAGCCTGCGTCGTTAACAAACGTCTTGAAAAAGTCAACTCTGTCGCGATTATCGAGGATACTGGAGGCTTCAGCGGGATTATCGTCGCAGCCCACGAAGTTGGACATTT GCTTGGCGCTGTCCATGACGGTTCTCCACCACCAAGTTATCTCGGTGGTCCCggtgccgaaaaatgtcgttGGGAAGACGGCTACATAATGAGTGATCTCAGACACACGGAAAAGGGTTTCAAATGGTCCCACTGCAGCGTCTCGTCGTTCCACCATTTTTTAAA tGGGGACACAGCCACGTGTCTTTTCAACGCGCCACACGAGGACGAAGCACTGCCCAGAGTTCTTCCAGGAAAGCTGTTATCTCTTGATGCGCAATGTCGAAAAGATCGCGGCACTAGTGCATGCTTC AAAGATGATCGGGTGTGTGCGCAATTGTTCTGTTTTGATGCTGGTTCGGGTTATTGCGTTGCCTATCGACCAGCAGCTGAAGGATCGCCTTGTGGCGATGGGCAG TATTGTTTAAATGGAAGATGTGTAGCAGaacatgaaaatataattcctGATTACACGCAAAATGTACCGACGTATATCCGCCGAGAAAATGTCTACAATACGGAGCCCCAAAGCCGTACAATATACTCCAACTATAACACTACAGAAAACAG aaaCAAGCGGCGATGA
- the LOC124175844 gene encoding homologous-pairing protein 2 homolog, which translates to MATNAVYQFLKVQNRPYSANDITSNLQEFSKANVNKALDNLVESKKIFEKIYGKQKVYCIVQDGTQEPEEFMRIQRELDLYLPQITSKKLELERELRSKEAELAALKSSLSLTEAKNENTRLLNSIKKMEDELETTISKNGSENFGEVKTCLLKKIENYTREYSKRKRLCAEIIESILEGFPGTKKGLYEEIGIETVDLG; encoded by the exons ATGGCTACGAACGCAGTTTACCAATTTCTCAAAGTCCAGAACAGGCCTTACAGTGCGAACGACATCACATCAAATTTGCAGGAATTCAGTAAAGCCAATGTCAATAAGGCGTTAGACAATCTGGTCGAGAGTaagaaaatattcgaaaag ATTTATGGGAAGCAAAAAGTTTACTGCATCGTTCAGGATGGAACGCAGGAGCCAGAAGAATTTATGCGAATTCAAAGGGAACTAGACCTTTACTTGCCGCAAATTACTTCGAAGAAACTGGAACTTGAACGAGAGCTTCGTTCAAAAGAAGCCGAACTTGCAGCGCTGAAGTCAAGCTTGTCTCTTACTGaagcgaaaaatgaaaatactagacttttgaattcaattaagAAAATGGAAGATGAATTGGAAACCACAATTAGCAAAAATGGatccgaaaattttggcgaagTGAAAACATGCTtgcttaaaaaaattgaaaattatacacgcGAGTATTCAAAGAGAAAACGACTCTGtgctgaaataattgaatctaTTCTTGAAGGATTTCCTGGGACAAAAAAAGGCCTGTACGAAGAAATCGGCATTGAAACTGTAGATTTGGGATGA